ACTATACTATCGCTTTTCGCCTCAACGGTGCCGGGGAACTTTCCGTGAACCGAGTCGTATTTCAGCAGGTGGGCCAGAGTCTTCGCGTCTGTAACATCGTTTACGGCGACAACATCTATGTCCTTCATGGCGCCCATTTCAACGATAGCTCTGAAGAAGAGTCTACCGATTCTTCCAAAACCGTTAATAGCAACGCGTATTGTCATAAACTACACCTCTTTTTTAGTTCAATTAAAAATTTTTGCTTCATGCTTATTATCTTTTTCTGAAAACGTGGACTCGCTAAATATGTACGACCTCTATACCTAAATTCTCTAGGTGCTTGGATATGAAGCGCCTATGACAGTGCTTAACGTTCTTCTCCATGCACATTAAGGCGGCAACTTCACCTCTAACAACGCTGAGAAGAGCCTCAATACCCTCCCTAAAACTTTGAGTCTCCATATATTTTTCATATCCCCCCTTAACGAAGCCCCCTAGGCTTTCACCCAAAAAGACGTATTTTATCTCATTTTCTTCAAGAATCCTTTTAAGCGATTCTCCATTAAACGATGAGTTTTTACTCTTAGGAAAACGTCTAACATCAACTATCATGGTAACCCCATGCTTCTTTAGAGCATTGATAAAGTCTTCAATATTTCTTCCCCCATAGCCTATGGTGTAAATTCTCATAGGGATTTCACCAGAAACCAGATCTCTAAAAACCATCTATAAAGCATCCTCTGGAAAGATTTATTTTTCGTTCTGTAAATTCTTACTCGGAGGAGAAAGATTGAAGATCGTAGGTGGGCCAAGTTCGCTGGGTTTAGCTCGAAAGATAAGTGAGTCTTTAAACGTCCCGTTAGCTAACGTTAAAACGAAGCGTTTTCCAGATGGAGAGTTCTACTTTAAGTTTGAGGAAAATATCTCTGGAGAAAACCTTTTAATTATTCAGAGCCTGTGTCCGCCTCAAGACATGCATCTCATGGAACTCTTTTTAATTCTCCATACTGCAAGGGATTTAGGCGCAGAAACCATAAAGGTTTTCGCGCCATACCTCGCTTATAGCCGGCAAGACGAGCGATTTCTAGAGGGCGAATGTTTAAGCGCATCTATGGTAGCTGAAATAATTGAGCGCCTAGGCGCAGATGCTCTCTACACCATCGACGTACACAACGAGAATGTTTTAAAAATGTATGGGATCCCAGTATATAATTTGACTGCCTCAGGGGAACTGGCAAAATACTTCGCAAAAAAAGACTTAAAAGATCCGATCGTAGTCGCGCCGGACGACGAGGACTTAGCAAAGAGAAGAGCCAAGTATGCTGCTAAACTACTCAACGCTGAATGGGACGCTTTAGAAAAGAGGAGAGACCGCCACACCGGGGAGATAGTTACGTTTTCGAAGGATCTGAGGGTTAGTGGGAGAGACGCGATAGTGATCGACGACATTATAAGCACTGGTAAAACGGCGGCGAACGCCGTAAAGATACTTAAGGAGCAGGGCGCTAGGAGGGTATTCGTGGGCGCGTCGCATGTCCTACTTCTTAAGGATTCCATAAAAACTATAATGGAGCGCGGCGCTGAGGAAGTCGTGGGGACGGATAGCATAGAGAACGAATACGCGAAGGTTTCCGTGGCACCAACATTTATAAAAGCATTGAAGGGAGAAATAGAGCAGATCTAGCAATTCTTCCCATAAACAGCCTACTTATGCCCCAGCAAGAAACTTTGATAGGTTAGACTGCCTGACGCTTCTGCCGCTCTCAAAAAGCGAATTGATCTCCTCCTCAATCAGGGTTAAACGCTGAGCGTAATACTCAGACATGCCATACTTTTTGACTAGGCGCCAAGCATCCTCCAAATACTTTTCTATCGTACCCCTATGCACAGTTAACGTTAATTCACCGCCACATTCCAAGCATACGCCTTTAAGCGGAATCCTCCTAAAGCGTTTATTACATCTTTTGCAGCGGAAACTTTGCGTTGCGAAGGCTCTTAGGTTTCCAGATATGTCGCGGATAAAATGGGTGTTTAAAACTATTTCCGCGACAATGTGGGCGTCGACAGCCTTAATTTTCTCCGCTAACCCCAGCTGCGCGTTCAGTTTATCGCTCATGCGTTTTAAGGTTTTATATACGCTCTCCCTGTTTCCAGATTCTATGTTTGATGTTGGCACAGTGAACATAAAGCCTTGAAGACGCGATTCAGAGTTAAATCTATGCTTAACTATATCTATTATGGGCAGCAAATCCCTAGCTGGCCGGCATTTAATGGTCTCCTCATAAAACTCTAAAGGATATTTGTCCGCAACATCAAACTCGTGAGCCTGCCTCTGAACGTCTTCCGGCATAACTATGCGGATTATGAAGAGCGGGGAATCCATTATTCCACCTATCTGGTCTGGAAGATACTCCCTTGAGAAGTTCAATAAGGCATCTAAAGCAATCATTATGCTGTCTTCATCACCATCACAGTCTCTCCGCTTAGCCGAATGCCAGAATGGGTGAGCGAAACAGACATTAAGCTTCGTGAAACCTATCACCCTACCTAAAACTCCGGCACATGTGTGTGGCGCTAAACCTATTATCAGCTGGCCGACCAAATCCTGGGGCCTATCTATCCCGTAGAATGGTGGAAGCCCATAAACCTTCTCGAGGAGCTCATCGATAAATTTTGTTATGGCCACTAGGTATTCAGCGCTCTTCCAAGGAATCACAACATCTTGAACTTTAAGCTCACATATCTGATCCGGATCTTTCAGCGGATCGCCCAAATAATCATGCGTGTAGCCTAACTCCCTCAGCTTTTCCACGGAAACCCCTATCTCCGAGGGCTTGAAATGGGTTAACGGCGCATTGGTTGCGTCAAACCTCACCGTGCCATCCTTATAAACTGAGAGGCCGTATTTGGCTCGCAGTATCCCCTTCTCGATTGGCTCAGGTATCTTGGTTTTATTTGTTAAACCTCTTACACCTTTAACCTGCTCAGGCCTATAGCCAACCCGCCGGCAGGCTTCATCTATCAGATCTCTAATGGAGATTATTTGGTGGCAGAAGCTTCTCGCTTCAACCCCGCATACCGGGCATTCTTCCTTTTCGATCTCTCTACCACATTTCGGGCAGATAAACCTGAGATTTGTCTCCGAACCGCAGTTCGAACATATCCTCTTAAAAGTTACGGTCTGACATCTGGGGCAAATCCGGCTGATTATCTCAACCCTAATCGCACCCTTCTCATAAGCCTTCATTAAGTCTCTCTGCGCCCCACCACTTAAACCGACGGGAAACAGTACGTGCACCGGAGGCTTCATTTCTCGCTCCTTGGCTTTCTCCGGCCGCCCAACCCTAGCCCCTATAAACGAGCCGGCTTTATCCCTGAAAGTTAAGCCGCTGAGACGCGATAAATTCTCTAGGACCGATAAGTTTTCAGAGACTTCGGATTGGCTATTATCTAATCCAAGTGAGGTCGCGAAGGCATGTGCGTCGCAGCCCTCAATAATAATGCTTTTACCAATAACTTTATGTGGGATGCATATGTCTTCAAGAGCCGCCTTAACCTTTGAGTCATAGCCGCCGCGTATCTCAACTATCAGTTCTCCTTCACGCCTAATGTTTGAGCTTAAAAGCCAAGCTCGAACCTTCCTAAGAGCCTCTACATTTATGCTAGACCAAAAGTAGGTGTAAGATGGGTGAAAAGGAACTCCCAGCATTCTGCTCAGCAAGATAGCTTCTTGGACGCTAGGCTTATTGTTGAATGGGTCGCCCAAGTAAGATTTTAGTGAAGAGGGTGAAATCCCAGCTTTTAAAGCAGCCTCCTCAACGCTGCCGTTAAATCCCTCAACGATAGATTTCCTAAGATCCTCCCGCCAGAATTCTTCGCAGTATCCGGAAGGTAGAAGAGCCTTATTATTATACAGGAAATCGCCGAAACTTATGAGGATGTCGCCCAAAAAGAGGATTTTTTCAGCATCACTCTTAACTAGATCTACGTTCTCATAGGAGACTTTAACCACAGACCCGCCCCTCAACTTAACAATCGGAGGCTCAATGTAGTCTACGGGCATTACAATACCAGATTTGCCAGGGGTTTCAACCTTTAGCTGTGTTCCACCAGCTAAGAAATTCTGTAGGATCGTCATGGTCAGCGGATGAACCCCGACCGCTGAAAGCCCAGTGTTTCTCGACCTACCATACCGAAGCCTAAAACCCCCTCTCCTCGACGGGAAACATAATATTGGTCTCCCGGCCGGAACCTCCTCCATGAAGCCGGCTGAAGATTTACCCTTCTCCTTATTAACAATCTCCTTAATTTCTCTAAGCCACTCCCAGCCTTTGATTCCAAGATCCTCAACGACAGCTAAGACTTTTGAAGCCCTCCCAATAATGCCATCATTCACAACTCTAAGCGCCCCGCCGCGGACTCGATTAGTCTCTACGCGCGGCAGATTGCGATGCGACGATACCTCAACAGGGTCAGAGGGCGTTCCAGTAATCTCAACCGGAACTCGCTCAAGCGCAAACCTTAACTGTTCATCTGAAACGCTGTATTGGAAGCGCCCAACCTCCCGCTCATAGAGCCTCAGCTCCTCGATGAAGCGCTCTATCTCCTCTCTAGTTGGCTTGTAGCGATCCAAGCTTAGCAGCTGACGAACAAAGTCCGCGATGACCGGTGTCAGAGCCGCCTCGGTTCCGCCAGCTGAGCGTATCGGCCCAGCGAAGTATATGGCTAAGTATCTTGATCCATCAGTATTCGTCTTTATCGCCACTTTAGCTATGCCTTCGGAGTAGACGGCTGCCGTGACCCCTTC
Above is a genomic segment from Candidatus Bathyarchaeia archaeon containing:
- a CDS encoding DUF488 domain-containing protein yields the protein MRIYTIGYGGRNIEDFINALKKHGVTMIVDVRRFPKSKNSSFNGESLKRILEENEIKYVFLGESLGGFVKGGYEKYMETQSFREGIEALLSVVRGEVAALMCMEKNVKHCHRRFISKHLENLGIEVVHI
- a CDS encoding ribose-phosphate pyrophosphokinase, translated to MKIVGGPSSLGLARKISESLNVPLANVKTKRFPDGEFYFKFEENISGENLLIIQSLCPPQDMHLMELFLILHTARDLGAETIKVFAPYLAYSRQDERFLEGECLSASMVAEIIERLGADALYTIDVHNENVLKMYGIPVYNLTASGELAKYFAKKDLKDPIVVAPDDEDLAKRRAKYAAKLLNAEWDALEKRRDRHTGEIVTFSKDLRVSGRDAIVIDDIISTGKTAANAVKILKEQGARRVFVGASHVLLLKDSIKTIMERGAEEVVGTDSIENEYAKVSVAPTFIKALKGEIEQI
- a CDS encoding DNA polymerase II large subunit; the encoded protein is MEAECKISEEYREYFLNLSKSLEEIYEIARKARAKGIDPKSYPEIEMASDLASLVEGFIGLHGIAERIRELLKIMSRERAAFKISEEIVCGKFGHLSDEKAADLAIRTALAILTEGVTAAVYSEGIAKVAIKTNTDGSRYLAIYFAGPIRSAGGTEAALTPVIADFVRQLLSLDRYKPTREEIERFIEELRLYEREVGRFQYSVSDEQLRFALERVPVEITGTPSDPVEVSSHRNLPRVETNRVRGGALRVVNDGIIGRASKVLAVVEDLGIKGWEWLREIKEIVNKEKGKSSAGFMEEVPAGRPILCFPSRRGGFRLRYGRSRNTGLSAVGVHPLTMTILQNFLAGGTQLKVETPGKSGIVMPVDYIEPPIVKLRGGSVVKVSYENVDLVKSDAEKILFLGDILISFGDFLYNNKALLPSGYCEEFWREDLRKSIVEGFNGSVEEAALKAGISPSSLKSYLGDPFNNKPSVQEAILLSRMLGVPFHPSYTYFWSSINVEALRKVRAWLLSSNIRREGELIVEIRGGYDSKVKAALEDICIPHKVIGKSIIIEGCDAHAFATSLGLDNSQSEVSENLSVLENLSRLSGLTFRDKAGSFIGARVGRPEKAKEREMKPPVHVLFPVGLSGGAQRDLMKAYEKGAIRVEIISRICPRCQTVTFKRICSNCGSETNLRFICPKCGREIEKEECPVCGVEARSFCHQIISIRDLIDEACRRVGYRPEQVKGVRGLTNKTKIPEPIEKGILRAKYGLSVYKDGTVRFDATNAPLTHFKPSEIGVSVEKLRELGYTHDYLGDPLKDPDQICELKVQDVVIPWKSAEYLVAITKFIDELLEKVYGLPPFYGIDRPQDLVGQLIIGLAPHTCAGVLGRVIGFTKLNVCFAHPFWHSAKRRDCDGDEDSIMIALDALLNFSREYLPDQIGGIMDSPLFIIRIVMPEDVQRQAHEFDVADKYPLEFYEETIKCRPARDLLPIIDIVKHRFNSESRLQGFMFTVPTSNIESGNRESVYKTLKRMSDKLNAQLGLAEKIKAVDAHIVAEIVLNTHFIRDISGNLRAFATQSFRCKRCNKRFRRIPLKGVCLECGGELTLTVHRGTIEKYLEDAWRLVKKYGMSEYYAQRLTLIEEEINSLFESGRSVRQSNLSKFLAGA